One window of Brevibacterium pigmentatum genomic DNA carries:
- the pheA gene encoding prephenate dehydratase, which translates to MSLNRFAYLGPEATFTEAALLSFLDSRNLRADASTHPMRNAPSALDSVLEGDCDAAVVPIENSLEGGVPATIDALTENGRLQIIAEVVVPVRFVLAVKPGTTKEEISSFGSHPHGEAQVRAFMNEHFPEAVYLPTSSTAAAARDLANDAGDHMAAVCPALAAQRYGLEVVAEDIGDRKDAVTRFVVVTRPGPLPTPTGADKTTIVAALRSDRAGSLLELLEQFSSRGINMSRIESRPTGDGLGLYQFSIDLLGHIHEARMAEALQGVHRAALTLHFLGSYPSSDGAVVPIDPTTTDESFAAAADWLESTLGA; encoded by the coding sequence GTGAGCCTCAACCGTTTCGCGTATCTCGGCCCCGAGGCCACCTTCACCGAGGCGGCCCTGCTCAGCTTCCTCGACTCCCGGAACCTGCGTGCCGACGCCTCGACGCACCCGATGCGCAATGCACCCTCGGCACTCGATTCGGTGCTCGAGGGCGACTGCGATGCCGCGGTCGTGCCGATCGAGAACTCCCTCGAAGGCGGAGTACCGGCCACGATCGATGCGCTGACGGAGAACGGACGCCTGCAGATCATCGCCGAGGTGGTCGTGCCCGTCCGCTTCGTCCTCGCCGTCAAGCCCGGCACCACCAAGGAGGAGATCTCCTCCTTCGGCTCCCACCCGCACGGCGAGGCACAGGTGCGCGCGTTCATGAACGAGCACTTCCCCGAAGCCGTCTACCTGCCGACGTCCTCAACTGCCGCGGCCGCCAGGGATCTGGCCAATGACGCCGGCGACCATATGGCCGCGGTCTGCCCGGCTCTGGCCGCGCAGCGGTATGGACTCGAAGTCGTCGCCGAGGACATCGGCGACCGCAAGGACGCAGTCACCCGATTCGTCGTGGTCACCCGCCCAGGTCCTCTGCCGACTCCAACAGGGGCCGATAAGACGACCATCGTGGCGGCGCTGCGCTCGGACCGTGCTGGTTCGCTGCTCGAACTGCTCGAACAGTTCTCCAGCCGCGGGATCAATATGTCCCGCATCGAATCCCGTCCGACCGGTGACGGACTGGGCCTCTACCAGTTCTCCATCGACCTGCTCGGACACATCCATGAGGCACGCATGGCCGAGGCCCTGCAGGGCGTTCACCGGGCGGCTCTCACACTGCACTTCCTCGGCAGCTACCCGAGCTCCGACGGAGCCGTGGTGCCGATCGACCCGACGACGACGGACGAGTCCTTCGCCGCGGCCGCCGACTGGCTGGAGTCGACCCTGGGCGCCTGA
- a CDS encoding FAD-binding dehydrogenase, with protein MSSFGSTDPSPTADDRGGSSAVGDLSAPGRPSPDAIIVGAGLAGLVAAHELTQAGKRVLILDQENRANLGGQAFWSLGGLFLIDSPEQRRLRIHDSLELAKDDWATSAGFDRDEDHWPRKWAEAYLEFAAGEKREYLRDLGLKLTPIVGWAERGGSGAGEHGNSVPRFHLTWGTGPEVVRVFREPVESAEAAGLVEFAFGHRVDELITEGGAVVGVRGRTLALSHTARGVESNREEVADFDLRAPAVIVTTGGIGHNFELMRKYWPTDRLGEFPDTMLAGVPAHVDGRMLQIAEDAGASLINRDRIWAYTEGIENWNPIWPGHGIRIIPGPSSLWFDAEGNRFPAPNYPGFDTNRTMRTILDTGHDYSWFVLNESIIRKEFALSGSEQNPDLTEKDIRITLDRVRSSDAPGPIEAFKKYGSDFVVAETTEELVAGMNERSRGPVIDHDHIVEQIRQRDRQTEHGFSKDAQVQAIHNARSYLGDKIVRAVKPHKILDPAHGPLIAVRLSLLSRKTLGGLETNLDGQVLAGSGPAALGGPGGGDNAGGPGAEDSNTPIPGLYAAGEVTGFGGGGMHGYNALEGTFLGGCIFSGMRAGRAAAKQGRAAATQVSLEATPGHPQTASAPNDGEHT; from the coding sequence ATGAGTTCTTTTGGCAGCACGGACCCGTCCCCCACAGCCGATGACCGCGGCGGCAGCTCCGCGGTTGGAGATCTCTCCGCTCCGGGCCGCCCCTCCCCCGATGCGATCATCGTCGGAGCCGGGCTCGCCGGACTCGTCGCCGCCCACGAACTCACTCAGGCCGGCAAGCGCGTGCTCATCCTCGACCAGGAGAACCGCGCGAACCTCGGCGGGCAGGCCTTCTGGTCGCTCGGCGGGCTCTTCCTCATCGACTCCCCCGAACAGCGCCGACTGCGCATCCACGATTCGCTCGAGCTCGCCAAGGACGACTGGGCCACCTCGGCGGGCTTCGACCGAGACGAGGACCATTGGCCCAGGAAGTGGGCGGAGGCCTACCTCGAGTTCGCGGCCGGCGAGAAGCGCGAGTACCTGCGTGACCTCGGACTGAAGCTGACGCCGATCGTCGGCTGGGCCGAACGCGGCGGCTCCGGGGCCGGCGAGCACGGCAATTCCGTCCCCCGCTTCCACCTGACCTGGGGCACCGGCCCCGAGGTGGTCCGGGTCTTCCGCGAACCCGTCGAATCCGCGGAGGCCGCCGGACTCGTCGAGTTCGCCTTCGGGCACCGCGTCGACGAACTCATCACCGAGGGTGGTGCCGTCGTCGGGGTCCGCGGACGCACACTGGCCCTCAGCCACACGGCCCGCGGAGTCGAGTCGAACCGGGAGGAAGTCGCGGACTTCGACCTCCGCGCTCCCGCCGTCATCGTCACCACCGGCGGGATCGGACACAATTTCGAGCTGATGAGGAAATACTGGCCGACCGACCGCCTCGGCGAGTTCCCGGATACGATGCTCGCCGGAGTCCCCGCGCACGTGGACGGGCGGATGCTGCAGATCGCCGAGGATGCCGGAGCCAGCCTCATCAACCGGGACCGCATCTGGGCATATACGGAGGGCATCGAGAACTGGAATCCGATCTGGCCGGGGCACGGGATCCGCATCATTCCGGGACCATCGTCGCTGTGGTTCGACGCCGAGGGCAACCGCTTCCCGGCCCCGAACTACCCCGGTTTCGATACGAATCGGACGATGCGCACGATCCTGGACACCGGACACGACTATTCGTGGTTCGTGCTCAACGAGTCGATCATCCGCAAGGAATTCGCGCTCTCCGGTTCGGAGCAGAACCCGGACCTCACGGAGAAGGACATTCGGATCACGCTCGATCGGGTGCGCTCCTCCGATGCCCCGGGACCGATCGAGGCCTTCAAGAAGTACGGCTCCGACTTCGTCGTGGCCGAAACCACCGAGGAACTGGTCGCGGGAATGAACGAACGCTCCCGGGGACCGGTCATCGATCATGACCACATCGTGGAGCAGATCCGGCAGCGGGACCGGCAGACCGAGCACGGCTTCTCCAAAGATGCGCAGGTCCAAGCCATCCACAATGCGCGGTCCTATCTGGGCGATAAGATCGTGCGCGCGGTCAAGCCGCACAAGATCCTCGACCCCGCGCACGGACCGCTCATCGCGGTGCGGCTGAGCCTGCTCTCGCGCAAGACGCTCGGAGGGCTGGAGACGAACCTCGACGGGCAGGTCCTGGCGGGATCCGGCCCGGCTGCACTCGGCGGGCCCGGTGGCGGCGACAATGCAGGTGGTCCAGGCGCCGAAGACTCGAACACACCGATCCCCGGCCTCTATGCGGCCGGCGAGGTGACCGGTTTCGGCGGCGGCGGAATGCACGGCTACAACGCGCTCGAGGGCACCTTCCTCGGCGGGTGCATCTTCTCCGGCATGCGCGCCGGCCGCGCTGCTGCCAAGCAGGGCCGGGCCGCGGCGACGCAGGTGAGTCTTGAGGCGACGCCTGGACACCCGCAAACCGCATCCGCACCCAACGATGGAGAACACACATGA
- a CDS encoding SDR family oxidoreductase: MTTTAQADLTILVTGGTSGIGRALAEALAAKRCTVLTTSRNPDRLAPAERIPGVRYLQLDLADPDGPDALAEELEDLGLLDDIDVLINNAGESQSGPFEELPAEAIERLFRTNVFGPVRLSQLVLPGMRARRRGRIIMVGSMLGSFPLAHRSSYSAAKAALRTFATAARQELSPFGVWVSTVEPGSIATGIGLRRTKYLEEGSPYTDDVTTMLEHLDANERGGIPAEKVAATIVDAMVAPRPREFYAVGSRAPLPFLLKRALPRELLSKIVAAQHGLKR, from the coding sequence ATGACCACCACCGCGCAGGCAGACCTCACCATCCTTGTCACGGGCGGCACCTCGGGCATCGGCCGAGCCCTCGCCGAGGCGCTGGCGGCGAAGCGCTGCACGGTACTGACGACCAGCCGGAACCCCGACCGCCTCGCACCTGCCGAGCGGATCCCCGGTGTCCGGTATCTGCAACTCGATCTGGCCGACCCGGATGGTCCGGACGCCCTGGCAGAGGAACTCGAGGATCTCGGCCTGCTCGACGACATCGATGTGCTCATCAACAACGCCGGTGAGAGCCAGTCGGGTCCGTTCGAAGAGCTGCCGGCCGAGGCCATTGAGCGACTCTTCCGCACCAACGTGTTCGGACCCGTTCGGCTGAGCCAGCTCGTTCTGCCCGGTATGCGTGCGCGCCGCCGGGGGCGCATCATCATGGTCGGGTCGATGCTCGGCAGCTTTCCCTTGGCCCACCGCAGTTCGTATTCAGCGGCGAAGGCGGCTCTGCGCACTTTCGCCACGGCGGCACGGCAGGAGCTTTCACCCTTCGGTGTGTGGGTGAGCACCGTCGAACCGGGTTCGATCGCCACGGGAATCGGGCTGCGGCGGACGAAGTACCTCGAGGAGGGCTCACCCTATACGGACGACGTCACGACGATGCTCGAGCATCTCGATGCCAACGAACGCGGAGGCATTCCTGCTGAGAAGGTCGCCGCCACGATCGTCGATGCGATGGTCGCGCCGAGGCCGCGAGAGTTCTACGCCGTCGGCAGCAGGGCACCGCTGCCGTTTCTGCTCAAGCGCGCACTTCCGCGCGAACTCCTGTCGAAGATCGTCGCCGCCCAGCACGGTCTGAAGCGGTGA
- a CDS encoding NAD-dependent epimerase/dehydratase family protein: protein MAVIVTGASGFIGGAIARALAERDETVYALCRRDPEIPGVNFQHWDITEPASASVTSLAKNVTAVFHCAGIASVSADDDALYDVKVTGTRNVLDAFPTARIVHVSSTTVYSESEPHAELWEEAGPKDPNDFADAYSRTHALAEQLVMRLRPDAAILRPAAVYGPGETMLMPLLSRMSKKGVLRLPGGGRQKITLTHVGNVVRAALACLDVPSAAGPFNIGDPIPYRLKEAVVTHFARMGYDQVVIEGVAKDKALVSAKLGLKIKGVFKRGDRAKLFLVRYLQSDRTYNLSRQQRVLGISTTQHLIPSRLQ from the coding sequence GTGGCGGTGATAGTGACCGGAGCCAGCGGCTTCATCGGTGGTGCCATTGCACGGGCACTCGCCGAAAGGGACGAAACGGTCTACGCGCTGTGCCGGCGAGATCCCGAGATCCCCGGGGTGAACTTCCAGCACTGGGACATCACCGAACCCGCGTCCGCCTCGGTGACCTCGTTGGCCAAGAATGTGACCGCGGTCTTCCACTGTGCCGGAATCGCCTCCGTCAGCGCCGATGACGACGCTCTCTATGACGTGAAGGTGACGGGCACGCGCAATGTCCTCGACGCCTTCCCGACGGCTCGCATCGTCCATGTGTCCTCGACGACGGTGTACTCCGAGTCCGAACCCCACGCAGAGTTGTGGGAGGAGGCCGGGCCGAAGGATCCCAACGACTTCGCCGACGCGTACTCTCGCACCCATGCTCTCGCCGAGCAGCTCGTCATGAGGCTCCGTCCCGATGCTGCGATCCTGCGTCCTGCGGCTGTCTACGGTCCGGGGGAGACGATGCTCATGCCGCTCCTGTCGCGGATGTCGAAGAAGGGTGTGCTGCGGCTGCCCGGCGGCGGACGACAGAAGATCACCCTGACGCATGTCGGCAATGTGGTGCGGGCAGCGCTCGCCTGCCTCGACGTGCCTTCGGCGGCGGGTCCCTTCAACATCGGTGACCCGATTCCGTACCGGCTCAAAGAGGCTGTGGTCACTCACTTTGCTCGGATGGGCTATGACCAGGTCGTCATCGAGGGTGTCGCGAAGGACAAGGCGCTGGTGTCGGCGAAGCTGGGGCTCAAGATCAAGGGCGTGTTCAAGCGCGGGGACCGAGCGAAGCTCTTCCTCGTCAGATACCTGCAGTCGGATCGGACGTACAACCTGTCCCGGCAGCAGCGGGTGCTCGGCATCTCGACCACCCAACACCTCATCCCGTCCCGCCTGCAGTAG
- a CDS encoding enoyl-CoA hydratase: MSESIVFAQLDGGVASVTINRPSTRNALSLTVMEDLIDTLNEVADRTDVRAVILSTAGHVFSSGHDLTEIRGADHETQQVTFDACARLMQLIQTIPQPVIAQVQGVATAAGCQLVATCDLAVAAESARFATPGVKIGLFCSTPMVALSRAVPAKQAMRMLLTGDFVTAEDALKFGLVSDVVAGADLESATLELALKVASASSATVAVGKAAFYEQRELPVADAYARMSQVMADNAVAADAQEGIDAFLTKREPQWQHRR, from the coding sequence ATGTCGGAATCAATTGTATTCGCGCAGCTCGACGGCGGGGTCGCGTCCGTGACGATCAATCGGCCGTCCACGCGCAACGCGCTGTCGCTGACGGTCATGGAAGACCTCATCGACACCCTCAACGAGGTGGCCGACCGCACCGATGTCCGCGCGGTCATCTTGTCGACCGCCGGCCATGTGTTCAGCTCCGGTCATGACCTCACCGAGATCCGCGGGGCCGACCATGAGACGCAGCAGGTTACGTTCGATGCCTGTGCCCGACTGATGCAGCTCATCCAGACCATCCCGCAGCCGGTCATCGCGCAGGTGCAGGGAGTGGCCACGGCGGCCGGCTGCCAGCTGGTGGCGACCTGCGATCTGGCCGTTGCCGCCGAGTCGGCCAGATTCGCAACTCCGGGAGTGAAGATCGGTCTGTTCTGTTCGACTCCGATGGTGGCGCTCTCCCGTGCGGTGCCGGCTAAGCAGGCGATGCGGATGCTGCTGACCGGTGATTTCGTGACCGCTGAGGATGCGCTGAAGTTCGGTCTCGTCTCCGACGTCGTCGCCGGCGCCGACCTCGAGTCCGCCACCTTGGAATTGGCTCTCAAAGTTGCGTCCGCCTCGTCGGCTACAGTTGCCGTAGGAAAGGCCGCGTTCTACGAACAGCGGGAACTGCCTGTGGCTGATGCCTATGCGCGGATGTCGCAGGTGATGGCGGACAATGCCGTCGCGGCCGATGCGCAGGAGGGGATCGACGCCTTCCTGACGAAGAGGGAGCCGCAGTGGCAGCACCGTCGCTGA
- a CDS encoding cation:proton antiporter family protein, translating to MTTLLMIIGFGAATSVVVGRKRREEDPDAAPLSVRDATLMTWGGMRGLATVALALSIPATTSAGAPFPGRSYIVVAVAVALLVTLVLAGLSFPTVVAVLGIDDEAEKEHQATRDIALRAYKAAMREVKNDDTLPDDVIEPLRARFKVLHDQLSGTTDDQASSEQAMAFKEHREQMMQVQKKAMQSARAAVLKARRERGTDPEIADRVLHRFDLQSVITR from the coding sequence ATGACCACACTGCTGATGATCATCGGATTCGGAGCCGCCACCTCGGTGGTGGTCGGACGCAAGAGACGCGAGGAGGATCCGGATGCCGCGCCTTTGAGCGTTCGCGATGCGACTCTGATGACCTGGGGCGGGATGCGCGGTCTGGCCACCGTTGCCCTGGCTCTGTCGATCCCGGCCACGACGAGCGCAGGCGCTCCGTTCCCCGGCCGGTCCTATATCGTCGTTGCGGTTGCGGTGGCCCTGCTGGTCACACTGGTGCTGGCGGGCTTGAGCTTTCCGACGGTCGTCGCCGTCCTCGGCATCGACGACGAAGCGGAGAAGGAGCATCAGGCGACGAGGGACATCGCCCTGCGCGCCTATAAGGCCGCGATGCGCGAGGTCAAGAACGATGACACCCTGCCCGACGACGTCATCGAACCGCTGCGGGCCAGGTTCAAGGTCCTCCATGATCAGCTCAGCGGAACCACCGACGACCAGGCAAGTTCGGAACAGGCGATGGCGTTCAAGGAGCACCGGGAGCAGATGATGCAGGTGCAGAAGAAGGCCATGCAGTCTGCGCGTGCCGCGGTGCTCAAGGCCCGGCGCGAACGCGGCACCGATCCGGAGATCGCCGACCGCGTGCTCCACCGCTTCGACCTCCAGTCAGTCATCACGCGGTAG